A window of Candida orthopsilosis Co 90-125, chromosome 8 draft sequence contains these coding sequences:
- a CDS encoding Msk1 mitochondrial lysine-tRNA synthetase has translation MQRHTQLLNRCTNTLKSRLFTTSSLRLDSSDLTYETRAKEIESNSNLGIDTYYPRISSIRQKNSNGPVIRIPIFRQKFDQTDFTSFANNRIDKDFIIEGRILSIRKAGKGMYFFDLEQDNTRLQVMATNKLMEMDVDEFNQLHGWFKPGDYISCIGYASRTKTGELTLKANKSIELLTPCLLKMPNKLIDKGIINNNRVLNYLVNPDSKQPIIIKSKIIQCIRQFLLQRDFLEVQTPILSNEGTGANATPFKTKFKDADVQLRVAPELWLKKLVIGGFDKVFEIGNNFRNEGIDQTHNPEFTSCEFYQAYTSLDELMMMTEDLLKGIFKTFDVNSSTEAEFPKYEFLPTLEKVTGVPLGDLSFDGILKYYRRLDLQIPQDPNPTSLLNNLSEIFLESLSVSKHPNTPVFIYNQPEILSPLAKSTNINNIPVSSRFELFINGKEFVNAYEEENDPQQQFTKFKQQQANKVEFNDDEMLIPDWQYVQTMKLGLPPTGGWGIGIDRLAMFISGVERIDQVLPFGNLRDVLKQ, from the coding sequence AACTGAGATTATTCACAACTTCTTCGTTGCGCTTGGATTCATCAGATTTAACCTATGAGACTAGGGCTAAAGAAATAGAATCTAATTCAAACTTAGGCATTGATACATACTACCCACGCATCTCATCAATACGACAAAAGAATAGCAATGGACCAGTTATACGTATACCTATATTTCGTCAAAAGTTTGATCAAACTGACTTTACCTCATTTGCTAATAACCGAATAGACAAAGATTTTATAATTGAAGGACGAATCCTTAGTATACGAAAAGCAGGTAAAGGAatgtatttttttgatttagaACAAGATAACACTCGATTACAAGTCATGGCTACGAATAAGTTAATGGAGATGGATGTTGATGAGTTTAATCAATTACATGGGTGGTTTAAACCAGGTGATTATATAAGTTGTATTGGTTACGCATCAAGAACCAAAACTGGTGAATTAACTTTAAAGGCCAACAAATCGATTGAGCTATTGACACCTTGCTTACTCAAGATGCCgaataaattgattgataagGGAATCATTAACAACAATCGAGTGCTCAATTACTTGGTAAATCCCGATTCGAAACAACCAATCATTATAAAATCCAAGATTATTCAATGTATACGACAGTTCCTACTTCAACGAGATTTCTTGGAGGTTCAGACTCCTATTTTGAGTAATGAAGGAACTGGCGCTAACGCTACTCCATTCAAGACTAAATTTAAAGACGCTGATGTACAATTGAGAGTAGCACCAGAGTTAtggttgaagaagttggtGATTGGTGGGTTTGataaagtatttgaaattggtaatAACTTTCGTAATGAAGGAATAGATCAAACGCATAATCCTGAATTTACTTCTTGTGAATTTTATCAAGCTTATACAAGTTTAGACgagttgatgatgatgactgaagatttgttgaagggGATCTTCAAAACTTTCGATGTAAATAGTTCAACTGAGGCGGAGTTTCCCAAATATGAGTTTTTACcaactttggaaaaagttACTGGTGTGCCACTTGGGGATTTATCATTTGATGGGATTCTAAAATATTACAGGCGTCTTGATTTACAAATTCCCCAAGATCCCAATCCAACTAGCTTACTCAATAATTTAAGTGAGATTTTCTTAGAGTCCTTAAGTGTTTCAAAACACCCAAACACACCCGTATTCATCTACAACCAACCAGAAATCTTGTCTCCCTTGgcaaaatcaaccaacaTTAACAATATACCCGTTTCCTCCCGGTTTGAATTATTCATCAATGGCAAAGAGTTTGTCAACGCatatgaagaagaaaatgatcCACAGCAgcaatttaccaaatttaaacaacaacaagcaaaCAAGGTAGAGtttaatgatgatgaaatgttGATACCTGATTGGCAATATGTTCAAACTATGAAACTAGGATTACCGCCAACTGGTGGATGGGGGATTGGAATTGATCGATTGGCGATGTTTATAAGTGGAGTTGAAAGGATTGATCAAGTTTTACCATTTGGTAATTTGAGAgatgttttgaaacaatag
- a CDS encoding Pel1 protein (predicted enzyme of mitochondrial phospholipid biosynthesis) has translation MLLKKYPKSLFLLSSSSSVASLIIFKQQLKTGGATTKKQSFSTTSASASATSSRTRARATTTSAGLPMISSIYSYFFNNSSSSLDANSQQSRSYATNNPNVSLDYIGTFHPRLATIFHQLDAIAPRFLLNNGDIEILSEPAQFYSTLKTKISQAKHRVYLSSLYIGKTQYELVDCIDDALAKNQDLKIYLLTDVLRATREAPHHPSSASLLAPLEQKYGKHRVDIRMYHTPNLTGLTKKLAPKRLDEGWGVQHMKLYGFDDEIILSGANLSEDYFTNRQDRYYLFKNKAITDYYFRLHQAIASISYQIRHTSQLKQGFKLIWPTTNVTCEPHINTHRFLSDASHLLSPILKQHELTSFDEFKDHENFDTIVYPVSQFTPLFLPNQDLSTEKPAILRLLSYIDSPRIKWWFTAGYFNMLPQIQDRLINSSAQGSVITASPKANSFYKSSGLSYYLPEAYLLFAKRFLEQVKKLGKETLITVYEWQNGVVNTPGGWTYHAKGLWLTVPEEDEPSITVIGSSNYTKRAYSCDLESNAIIITKDPELKRQMKQEINHLMEHVSELSLDDFQPKPLSMDPTKSGVVIQDITDEKLVSGEDENIEKQGQSQHQHHPKYAIDEDRRISYRVHLAVKLLGEKL, from the coding sequence atgttattgaagaagtatCCCAAATCTTTATTCCTActatcttcatcatcgtcagTGGCATCGCTTATAAtattcaaacaacaacttaAAACTGGAGGTGCTACTACTAAAAAGCAAAGTTTTTCAACTACATCTGCATCTGCATCTGCAACATCTTCACGAACAAGAGCTAGGGCTACAACTACATCTGCTGGGCTTCCCATGATTTCATCGATTTATAgttattttttcaacaactcatcttcttcattagACGCTAATTCGCAACAACTGAGGTCTTATGCAACAAACAACCCGAATGTGTCATTAGATTACATCGGCACCTTTCATCCGAGGTTAGCCACCATTTTCCATCAATTAGATGCTATTGCTCCAagatttttgttgaataatggtgatattgaaatattaTCGGAACCAGCCCAATTTTATCTGACCTTAAAAACCAAAATCTCCCAAGCTAAACATAGAGTCTATTTGTCTTCTTTATACATCGGTAAAACTCAATATGAGTTAGTTGATTGTATCGATGACGCATTGGCCAAaaatcaagatttgaaaatttatttattaACTGATGTTTTGCGAGCTACTAGAGAAGCACCTCATCATCCATCTTCTGCATCTTTATTAGCTCCTTTGGAACAGAAATATGGTAAACATCGGGTTGATATTAGGATGTATCATACTCCAAATTTGACTGGATTAACCAAGAAATTGGCACCCAAGAGATTAGATGAGGGTTGGGGAGTACAACATATGAAATTATAtggatttgatgatgagattATACTTTCGGGAGCTAATTTATCAGAAGACTATTTCACCAATAGACAAGATCGATATTACTTGTTCAAGAATAAAGCTATAACTGATTACTATTTCCGTCTTCATCAAGCAATTGCATCTATATCTTATCAGATTCGTCATACATCTCAGTTAAAGCAAGGGTTCAAGTTGATTTGGCCCACAACTAATGTCACTTGTGAACCTCATATCAATACTCATCGGTTCCTAAGTGATGCATCTCATTTATTACTGCCAATTTTAAAACAGCATGAATTGACTTCATTTGATGAGTTTAAAGATcatgaaaattttgatactATAGTATATCCTGTTTCACAATTTACTCCATTGTTTTTGCCAAATCAAGATTTATCTACTGAAAAACCAGCAATCTTACGTTTATTATCATATATTGATTCACCAAGGATTAAATGGTGGTTTACTGCGGGATATTTCAATATGTTGCCTCAAATTCAAGATAGATTGATTAACAGTAGTGCTCAAGGGTCAGTAATTACTGCATCACCAAAAGCCAATTCATTTTATAAATCGTCTGGATTATCATACTACTTACCCGAAGCTTACCTCCTATTTGCTAAACGCTTCCTTGAACAAGTGAAGAAATTGGGTAAAGAAACATTGATTACGGTGTACGAATGGCAAAATGGAGTAGTAAATACTCCAGGTGGTTGGACATATCACGCAAAGGGGTTATGGCTCACAGTTCctgaagaagatgaacCTAGTATTACAGTAATTGGATCCTCGAATTATACCAAGAGAGCATACAGTTGTGATTTAGAAAGTAATGCTATAATTATAACTAAAGATCCTGAATTGAAGAGACAAATGAAGCAAGAAATTAACCATTTGATGGAACATGTTTCTGAGTTAAGTTTAGATGATTTTCAGCCCAAACCTTTACTGATGGATCCTACAAAGAGTGGTGTAGTAATTCAAGATATTACTGACGAGAAGCTAGTGAGtggtgaagatgaaaatatAGAAAAGCAAGGACAActgcaacatcaacatcatccGAAATAtgctattgatgaagacaGAAGAATCAGTTATAGAGTTCATTTGGCTGTGAAATTACTTGGCGAAAAGTTGTAA
- a CDS encoding Sgf29 protein (S. cerevisiae homolog SGF29 has role in histone acetylation and localizes to SAGA complex): MSVGYMMLIWDIAPLNAFRKVFWLLVGTLQPPLKYWNSICRDKKIEILLLIKTIYRKTVISYNSSKRIMSSEIEGNWDIIITSLQDICASNESLPFDSIHSVDKNQDEAQYYKNLSSHELTKLKQDIIDHKSNIGTAKRLIDTSMENLSRLIEYLQKEELKKKQQKEKDKEREARVTIEEDDKESDDDDEEVDDGEDEVPIASTTRRRASSSSSKSGTPMTQTASTHYRRGATEPSKPTTSKATSKKSGKASGGKGNTSKTSGAIGKGKKLKKVGRSYWTSKYNPSEPIYLGSEVAFKLRNRINEWIQCEVVKIIGDGIKFEIRDPEPDENNNPGHTFRANYKEILLIPTEEVARDLINYAYGTKVLARYPDTTTYYSAIVVGHKKDGNVRLKFDGEEEVNKECEVERRFVLPLPSK, translated from the coding sequence ATGTCAGTTGGATACATGATGTTGATATGGGATATAGCTCCGTTAAATGCATTTCGAAAAGTGTTTTGGTTGTTAGTGGGTACCCTTCAACCCCCATTGAAATATTGGAATTCCATATGTCGCgataaaaaaattgaaatactTTTGTTAATCAAAACAATCTATAGGAAAACAGTTATATCATACAATagttcaaaaagaatcaTGAGTTCAGAAATTGAAGGTAATTGGGATATAATAATAACATCACTACAAGATATATGTGCATCCAATGAAAGTCTaccatttgattcaatacATAGTGTTGACAAAAATCAAGATGAAGCCCAATACTATAAAAACCTTTCCCTGCATGAGttaaccaaattgaaacaagataTAATTGATCATAAATCAAATATAGGTACAGCCAAAAGACTCATTGATACTTCAATGGAAAATTTATCTCGATTAATTGAATATCTAcagaaagaagaattgaaaaagaagcagcaaaaggaaaaagacaaagaacGTGAAGCTAGAGTCactattgaagaagatgacAAAGAAAgtgacgatgatgatgaagaagtaGATGACggtgaagatgaagtaCCTATTGCATCAACTACAAGACGAAgagcatcatcatcctccTCCAAATCAGGAACACCAATGACACAAACTGCATCAACTCATTATCGACGCGGAGCTACCGAACCATCAAAACCAACTACATCCAAGGCCAcatcaaagaaatcagGTAAAGCCAGCGGTGGCAAAGGTAATACTTCCAAGACTTCTGGAGCTATAGGCAAGggcaaaaaattgaaaaaagtgGGTCGATCATACTGGACATCAAAATACAATCCATCCGAACCCATTTACCTTGGTAGTGAAGTAGCATTCAAACTTCGTAATCGAATCAATGAATGGATCCAATGCGAAGTTGTCAAGATTATCGGTGATGGaattaaatttgaaattagagATCCTGAACCCgatgaaaacaataatCCTGGGCATACATTTCGAGCCAATTATAaggaaattttgttgattccTACTGAAGAGGTAGCTCGAGATTTGATTAATTATGCTTATGGAACTAAAGTATTGGCAAGGTATCCTGATACAACTACTTATTATTCAGCTATTGTTGTCGGGCACAAGAAGGATGGTAACGTACGATTAAAATTTGATGGAGAGGAAGAAGTGAATAAGGAATGCgaagttgaaagaaggTTTGTATTGCCTCTACCGCTGAAATAA
- a CDS encoding Gbp2 single-strand telomeric DNA-binding protein, with amino-acid sequence MDGMDIDDYSRDRSPVRDRERSPIRDRYSRDDASSSNDRESYGRRDYGGSSYSRSSYGDRRGGGRGSYGGSRGSSYGGSGGSSSYSSGYRGGSSSRDYSSRSYGTRDDDSSYRSKTERNYDNSIFIGNIPFDSTSRDIEDIFKGEFDIVRADIVTNRGRSRGMATVEFKSRDDVTKAIDKYDRFSYHGREIFVRRDYPPPEKRDFGSGRSFDRGGSRYGDSYYGRDSSRGGYGSAGGRGGYARSDYRPPLPPTTPGTEVFVGNLPFSITWQALKDIMRKAGSVARADVRLDDMGRSRGFGTVVFDTPEEANAAVEMFQGYEIEGRRLDTRHGRTSNVAATGEFSAAGASSSAPIGGKKNTEFTEGVTGDGEEPNDTIFVENLPFSTQNDDLFDLFETIGRVTKAEIQYQEDGRASGNAVVQFELVESATASLNELNGYEYGGRRLKISYKRL; translated from the exons atggatggaatggatattgatgattattCAAGG GATCGGTCTCCTGTAAGAGACAGAGAAAGATCACCAATTAGGGACAGATACAGTAGAGATGATGCTTCCTCGTCTAATGATCGAGAGTCATATGGTAGAAGAGATTACGGAGGATCGAGTTATTCTAGATCCTCGTATGGTGATagaagaggaggaggaagagGGTCCTATGGAGGATCGAGAGGATCTTCTTACGGAGGATCTGGAGGATCGTCATCTTACAGTAGTGGCTACAGAGGAGGAAGTAGTAGCAGAGATTATTCTTCAAGAAGTTATGGAACTAgagatgatgattcaagCTATCGTTCTAAAACTGAAAGAAACTATGATAACTCAATTTTTATTGGTAATATTCCATTTGATTCCACATCGAGAGATATTGAGGATATCTTCAAAGGTGAGTTTGATATAGTTCGTGCTGATATTGTTACCAACAGAGGTAGATCAAGAGGTATGGCTACAgttgaattcaaatctaGGGATGATGTCACTAAGGCAATTGACAAATACGATAGATTTTCATATCATGGGAGAGAAATTTTTGTCAGACGAGACTATCCACCACCTGAAAAGAGAGATTTTGGATCAGGAAGATCTTTTGATAGAGGTGGAAGTAGGTATGGTGATTCCTATTATGGTAGAGATAGTTCAAGAGGTGGTTATGGTTCTGCTGGTGGTAGAGGCGGTTATGCTAGAAGTGATTACAGACCTCCATTACCACCAACCACTCCAGGAACTGAGGTGTTTGTAGGCAATTTGCCATTTTCGATTACTTGGCAAGCACTCAAAGATATCATGAGAAAAGCTGGTTCAGTAGCCAGAGCTGATGTAAGATTGGATGATATGGGTAGGTCAAGAGGATTTGGTACTGTTGTTTTCGATACTCCTGAAGAAGCCAATGCTGCAGTCGAAATGTTTCAAGGgtatgaaattgaaggcAGAAGGTTAGATACTAGACACGGACGTACTTCCAATGTAGCTGCCACTGGAGAATTTTCCGCAGCTGGTGCTTCAAGTTCTGCACCAATTGGAGGCAAAAAGAATACCGAATTTACTGAAGGTGTCActggtgatggtgaagaaCCAAATGATACcatctttgttgaaaatttaccATTTAGTACtcaaaatgatgatttatttgatttgtttgaaacTATTGGAAGAGTAACCAAAGCCGAGATTCAATATCAAGAAGATGGTAGAGCTAGTGGTAATGctgttgttcaatttgaattggttgagTCTGCCACTGCGTCACtcaatgaattgaatggtTATGAATATGGTGGAAGAAGGTTAAAGATTTCTTATAAAAGATTGTGA
- a CDS encoding Spl1 protein (protein similar to S. cerevisiae Spl1p, which is involved in tRNA splicing), protein MYKHLFKVNASTAARSIKQQQRHLKSYAARYLATTTTTPPPTTSTSPSKSESNAGAAAATTATPVNRHVSTPLDIPAEVQPPAGSSLSLKSATRDPSKFGTRPIYLDVQATTPTDPRVLDKMLEFYTGLYGNPHSSTHAYGWETDKEVEKARAYVASVINADPKEIIFTSGATETNNMAIKGVPRFYRKTKRHIITTQTEHKCVLDSARHMQDEGFEVTYLPVNSEGLINLDDLRKAIRKDTCLVSIMAVNNEIGVIQPLKEIGEICRENKVFFHTDAAQAYGKIPIDVNEMKIDLLSISSHKIYGPKGIGACYIRRRPRVRLDPIITGGGQERGLRSGTLAPPLVAGFGEAARLIKEEGAYDKKHIEKLSTKLREGLLSIPSTILNGSTNPKSQYPGCVNVSFAYIEGESLLMALKDIALSSGSACTSASLEPSYVLHALGADDALAHSSIRFGIGRFTTESEVDYVIQAINERVDFLRKMSPLWEMVQEGIDLDSIEWSGH, encoded by the coding sequence ATGTATAAGCATTTATTCAAAGTTAACGCATCCACAGCTGCTAGGCTGATTAAACAGCAGCAGCGTCATCTCAAATCGTATGCAGCTAGATATCTagctactactactactacgCCTCCACCCACGACATCCACATCCCCATCTAAGTCAGAATCCAATGCCggtgctgctgctgctacCACTGCAACTCCAGTTAATAGACATGTCTCCACACCTTTGGATATACCTGCTGAAGTACAACCCCCAGCTGGTTCATCACTTAGTTTGAAATCGGCCACTCGTGACCCATCCAAATTTGGTACTCGTCCTATTTACTTGGATGTACAAGCAACAACGCCAACTGATCCACGTGTATTGGACAAGATGTTGGAATTTTACACTGGTTTATATGGAAATCCTCATTCATCAACCCATGCTTATGGGTGGGAAACTGATAAAGAGGTTGAAAAGGCTAGAGCCTATGTTGCTAGTGTAATAAATGCTGATCCTAAGGAAATTATCTTTACTAGTGGTGCTACTGAAACCAACAATATGGCTATTAAAGGTGTACCACGTTTCTACAGAAAAACCAAAAGACATATTATCACCACCCAAACTGAACACAAGTGTGTTTTGGATTCAGCAAGACATATGCAAGATGAAGGGTTTGAAGTTACTTACTTACCAGTGAATTCCGAGGGACTTATCAACTTGGATGATTTAAGAAAAGCCATTAGAAAAGACACCTGTCTTGTTTCAATTATGGCTGtcaataatgaaattggtgttATACAACCGTTGAAGgaaattggagaaatttgTCGTGAAAATAAAGTGTTTTTCCATACTGATGCTGCTCAAGCTTATGGtaaaattccaattgatgTTAATGAAATGAAGATTGATCTCTTATCTATTTCATCACACAAGATTTATGGTCCAAAGGGTATTGGTGCTTGTTATATCAGAAGAAGACCAAGAGTTAGATTGGATCCAATTATTACCGGTGGTGGACAAGAAAGAGGTTTAAGATCAGGTACTTTGGCTCCACCTTTAGTTGCTGGTTTCGGTGAAGCTGCCAGACTaattaaagaagaaggtgcTTATGATAAAAAACATATTGAAAAACTATCAACCAAGTTGAGAGAAGGTTTATTATCCATCCCGTCAACTATTCTTAATGGATCAACCAACCCTAAATCTCAATACCCAGGTTGTGTCAATGTATCATTTGCTTATATTGAAGGTGAATCTTTATTAATGGCATTGAAAGATATTGCATTAAGTTCAGGTTCAGCATGTACTTCAGCCTCGTTAGAGCCTTCATATGTTCTTCATGCCTTAGGTGCTGATGATGCTTTAGCTCATTCTTCAATTAGATTTGGTATTGGAAGATTTACTACTGAAAGTGAAGTTGATTACGTTATACAAGCTATTAATGAACGTGTTGATTTCTTGAGGAAAATGTCACCATTATGGGAAATGGTACAAGAGGGTATTGACTTGgactcaattgaatggaGTGGTCATTAA
- a CDS encoding Leu2 isopropyl malate dehydrogenase yields the protein MSEPTITKTITVLPGDHVGTEICNEAIKVLKAIEESTPYQKIHFDFKHHLIGGAAIDATGSPLPDEALESAKKSDAVLLGAVGGPKWGTGAVRPEQGLLKIRKELNLYANIRPCNFASESLLELSPLRPDIVRGTNLIIVRELVGGIYFGERQEQGESSDGETAWDTEKYTVAEVARITRMAAFMALQHNPPLPIWSLDKANVLASSRLWRSTVDKVISTEFPQLKVQHQLIDSAAMILIQNPTKLNGIIITSNMFGDIISDEASVIPGSLGLLPSASLASLPDTNKAFGLYEPCHGSAPDLAENKVNPIATILSASSMLRLSLDCVKEAEALEEAVKQVLDSGIRTGDLKGNNSTTEVGDAVAETVKKILQSKA from the coding sequence ATGTCTGAACCCACAATTACTAAAACAATCACTGTCTTACCAGGTGACCATGTTGGTACCGAAATATGTAACGAGGCAATCAAAGTTCTcaaagcaattgaagaatcaaCCCCCTATCAAAAAATCCATTTCGATTTCAAACATCACCTAATTGGAGGTGCCGCCATCGATGCCACTGGCTCACCACTTCCCGACGAAGCGTTAGAACTGGCTAAAAAATCCGATGCTGTCTTATTGGGAGCCGTCGGTGGTCCCAAATGGGGTACTGGCGCCGTGCGTCCGGAACAAGGATTATTAAAGATTCgtaaagaattgaatcTTTATGCCAATATTCGTCCTTGTAATTTCGCTAGTGAATCacttttggaattgagTCCGTTACGTCCTGATATTGTACGTGGTACCAATTTAATCATTGTTCGTGAATTGGTGGGTGGAATATATTTTGGTGAACGTCAAGAACAAGGTGAAAGCAGCGATGGTGAAACAGCATGGGACACGGAGAAATACACTGTGGCTGAAGTCGCAAGAATTACTCGTATGGCTGCATTTATGGCATTGCAACATAATCCACCTTTGCCCATTTGGTCTTTGGATAAAGCTAATGTCTTGGCATCATCAAGATTATGGAGGTCAACAGTAGATAAAGTCATATCTACCGAATTTCCCCAATTGAAGGTGCagcatcaattgattgattcaGCAGctatgattttgattcagAATCCAACTAAATTAAACGGTATCATAATCACATCAAACATGTTTGGTGATATCATTTCCGATGAAGCTAGTGTTATCCCTGGTTCGTTGGGTCTTTTACCTAGTGCTTCATTGGCTTCCTTACCTGATACAAATAAGGCATTTGGTCTTTATGAACCATGCCATGGATCAGCGCCCGATTTGGCGGAGAATAAAGTTAATCCAATTGCCACCATCTTGTCAGCTAGTTCAATGTTGAGATTGAGTTTGGATTGTGTTAAAGAGGCTGAGGCGTTGGAAGAGGCGGTGAAACAGGTTTTGGATAGCGGCATTAGAActggtgatttgaaaggAAATAATAGCACTACTGAAGTTGGTGATGCTGTTGCTGAAACTGTAAAAAAGATTTTACAATCGAAAGCTTAA